The Dendropsophus ebraccatus isolate aDenEbr1 chromosome 10, aDenEbr1.pat, whole genome shotgun sequence genome has a segment encoding these proteins:
- the LPAR4 gene encoding lysophosphatidic acid receptor 4, translated as MGNYSNTTCSIDDSFKYNLYGSVYSVVFVLGLITNCASLCVFCFRMKMHNETAIYMTNLAVSDLLFVFTLPFKIFYNFNRHWPFGDTLCKISGTAFLTNIYGSMLFLTCISVDRFLAIVYPFRSRTIRTRKNSAIVCAGVWILVLSGGISASLFSTTNVSNTTTTCFEGFSKSIWKTYLSKITMFIEVVGFLIPLLLNLTCSSLVLRTLRKPATLCQIGTNKEKVLKMIVVHVAIFVVCFVPYNSILFLYALVRSQAIANCSIERFARTMYPITLCIATMNCCFDPFVYYFTSKSFQKSFNINPLIKMDTLFKIESATKMALPVTQEELTEQMNINNGGDLMSESNFKD; from the coding sequence ATGGGAAACTACAGCAATACTACCTGCTCCATCGATGACTCTTTTAAATACAACCTTTATGGATCGGTATATAGTGTAGTATTTGTCCTGGGATTGATCACAAACTGCGCTTCCCTCTGCGTCTTCTGCTTTCGAATGAAGATGCACAACGAGACGGCCATTTACATGACCAACCTTGCCGTGTCTGACCTACTGTTTGTGTTCACGCTTCCTTTCAAAATATTTTATAACTTTAACCGCCACTGGCCCTTCGGAGACACTTTGTGCAAAATATCAGGCACGGCCTTCTTGACAAACATCTATGGAAGCATGCTTTTCCTCACCTGCATCAGTGTGGATCGATTTCTGGCCATTGTCTACCCGTTCCGTTCCCGAACCATCAGAACGCGGAAAAATTCCGCCATTGTATGTGCGGGGGTCTGGATTCTAGTTCTTAGTGGAGGAATTTCTGCTTCCCTCTTCTCCACCACCAATGTGTCCAACACGACCACCACTTGTTTCGAAGGCTTCTCCAAAAGCATCTGGAAAACCTATTTGTCCAAAATTACTATGTTCATTGAAGTGGTTGGATTTCTTATCCCCTTGCTCCTCAATCTCACCTGCTCCTCTTTGGTTTTACGGACCCTACGGAAGCCTGCAACCTTGTGCCAGATCGGAACCAACAAAGAAAAGGTTCTGAAGATGATCGTCGTCCATGTAGCCATCTTCGTCGTATGTTTTGTGCCGTACAATTCTATCCTCTTCCTTTACGCTTTGGTACGCTCACAGGCAATCGCGAACTGCTCTATTGAAAGATTCGCCAGAACAATGTATCCCATCACCTTGTGTATCGCAACGATGAACTGTTGCTTTGACCCTTTTGTGTATTATTTCACGTCCAAATCTTTCCAAAAGTCCTTTAACATTAACCCTCTAATAAAGATGGATACCCTTTTCAAGATCGAGTCGGCAACCAAAATGGCTCTGCCAGTAACACAAGAGGAATTAACCGAGCAAATGAACATTAACAACGGAGGGGATCTGATGTCAGAGTCTAACTTTAAGGACTAG